Genomic window (Bacteroidota bacterium):
AAGTTCTATTAGAAGAAGGCTTAAAAGCGGACGCAACTGCAAACACAAAAAAGCCTGATTACACTTTTAGACTATTTTCTGAACGAAAATTCTTTCTGGAAGCAAAAAAGCCAAATGTAAAAATTGAAAAAGACAACGATCCTGCTAAGCAGGTTCGCAGATATGGATTTACAGCAAAACTGAAAATATCGGTTTTGTCAAATTTTGAATATTTAGCAATATACGAATGTTCTAAAAAAGTTGAAAAAGACGATTCTGTAAGCAAATCACGCATAAATATTTACCACTACACCGAATATGAATCTGCTTTTGAGGAGATTAAAAAGCAATTAAGCCATCAAGTGGTTTACAATGGAGAATTTGACGAAACTTGGAAAAGCATTGAAGAACAACTTAAATTGTCAAGTGTTGATAGCCTTTTCCTTACACAAATAAATGATTGGAGAATCATTCTTGGTAAAGAAATATATTCACACAAACTAGATGTTTCAATTGAGGAGTTAAATGATATTGTCCAGTCGTACATAAATAGCATCATATTTTTACGTGTTTGTGAAGATAGAAATTTAGAAACTTACAAAACACTTTTGAACTTTGCAGATAAAAATGACTTCAATTCATTAATTGAAAAGTTTAAAGAAGCCGACAAAAAGTATAATGCAGGACTTTTTAATTATACTTTGACAAAGGAAATTATATCAAATAACAGCTCTGCTTTTTGGACTATCATCGAACATCTGTATTTTCCTGAAAGTAGTTATTCTTTTTCTGTATTCTCATCTGACATTTTAGGAAATATTTATGAAATATTTCTTGGAGAGCAATTAACTATTGAAAATAGTAGGATATTATTAAAGAAGAAACCTGAAAATATAGACAGAGATATTGTAACAACTCCAATGTTTATTATTCAAGACATTTTGCGCCAAACAGTTGTGAAATATTGTGAAGGTAAAACTGATATAGAAATTTTAAATTCTTCTTTTGCGGATATTGCGTGTGGTTCTGGTGCGTTTTTATTGGAAACCTATCAATTATTACAAGATACTTTGGTGGATTACTATTTACAAAACGATACTAACAAGTTAATCCAAACATCAATTGAAACTTTCACACTTCCATTTGAAATTAATAAGGCAATTTTAGAAAATTGCATATATGGAATTGATAAAGATTACAATGCTGTTGAAGCTTGTAAATTCGGACTACTTCTTAAACTCCTTGAGAATGAAGACAATTCGACAATTTCAATACCTGCACTCCCAAGCCTTGAAAATATTCAATTTGGAAACAGTTTAATTGACAGTTCCATAACAACTAAAAAAAATCAAGACAAAATAAACCCTTTTGATTTTGGAAAAACAAAATTTGATGTAATTATTGGCAATCCGCCATATATGGCAACCGAACATATGAAGCAGTTTACACCTTTAGAATTGCCTTTATATAAAAAGCACTATTCGTCATCTTACAAGCAATTTGACAAGTACTTTTTATTCATTGAAAGAGGATTAGACTTGCTGAAACCAAAAGGTTATTTTGGATATATTGTTCCGAGCAAATTCACAAAAGTTGGAGCAGGAAAAAAGTTGAGAGAACTGCTTATTTCAAATAATTCTGTGGAACAAATAATCTCATTTGGAGCAAATCAGGTATTCCACGATAAAACAACTTACACCTGTTTATTGATTCTTAAAAAAGATAAACAAGAAGAATTGAACTATTTAGAAGTTGATTCTTTGAAAAATTGGAAAACAAGAAAAATCAATGATGAAAATTTTGATTCCATTAAATTTGACGAACTTGAAAAAAATGATTGGATTCTTGTTCCTGGTATTTTAAAACCAGCTTACAATGCTATAATTAAACAATCAGAAACTTTAGAAAACCTAATTGGTTCTGATAATATTTACAATGGCATTCAAACAAGTGCAAATAATATTTATATTCATTCCAAAACAAAAGAAGATAAAAAATACATTTATTTTTCAAAGGATGGAATTGATTGGAAAATAGAAAAAATATTAACAAGACCATACTACAAGACTTCAAGCGGAGATGATAATCTGAACACCTATCGCCCTTTTAGTCCGAATACTTTTGTTATTTACCCATATTTGAAAACAAAAGAAGGAATTCAATTTGTTGAAATAGATAAATTAAAATCTAAATACCCAAATTTTTTCTCTTTTCTAAACTATTACAAAAGCAAATTAAATAATCCAAAAAGAGACATCAAACCAACACCTGAAACACCTAACGAATGGTATCGTTTTGGAAGACATCAAAGCCTTGACAAATGTGATGTTCCAGCAAAAATTATTGTAGGTGTTTTGGCTCAGGGAAATAAATATGCAATTGATTATTTTGGAGCTTTAATTTCATCAGGAGGCACAGCAGGCTATTGTATGATTACATTGCCTGATGATTTTCACTACTCAATTTATTATATCCAAGCCCTCTTAAATTCAAAATACTTAGAATGGTTTTCAGCATTAATCGGAGAAGTATTTAGAGGTGGATACATTGCAAGAGGGACAAAAGTATTGAAGAAACTACCTATTAGAATTATTGATTTTGGAAACAAAAAAGAAAAAGCAATACATGATAAAATTGCTTCTATTCAGAAAGAACTAATTGATATTCAAGGTCAAATTGATAAGAGTAAAGGAAAAAACAGAAAATTAATTCCTCTTCAACGTCAATTTGATAGCCGAAAAAATGAATTAGACCAGACATTAAATACATTGTTTAACTTGGGAGAAAGCGACAGCCTTATTCCTTTAATTTCAAAATTATATGCAACTAATTAAAGAAGCATCTAAGGAAAAATTAAGGGGTGGCTTTTACACTCCTGAACCAATTGCTTCATTTATTTTAAAATGGGCTTTTAACGGAAATGAAGAATTAGACATTCTTGAACCAAGTTGTGGTGATGGTGTTTTTTTAGAAGAAATCCAAAAAAGAAATTACGAGTATAATTCTGTTACAGCAATAGAATTTGATGAAGTAGAAGCAGCCAAATCAGGAAAAATTAGCTTAGGTAAATCAAAAATTATCAATTCTGATTTTCACGAATTTTGTATAAATACAAAACAAAAGTTTGATTTAATAATTGGAAATCCTCCTTATATTCGTTACCAATATTTTGACAGAGAG
Coding sequences:
- a CDS encoding N-6 DNA methylase, with translation MTVKDLVKKYNSNRKTYLKASYNETQLRTDFLDPFFELLGWDIKNSEGKPTNEREVLLEEGLKADATANTKKPDYTFRLFSERKFFLEAKKPNVKIEKDNDPAKQVRRYGFTAKLKISVLSNFEYLAIYECSKKVEKDDSVSKSRINIYHYTEYESAFEEIKKQLSHQVVYNGEFDETWKSIEEQLKLSSVDSLFLTQINDWRIILGKEIYSHKLDVSIEELNDIVQSYINSIIFLRVCEDRNLETYKTLLNFADKNDFNSLIEKFKEADKKYNAGLFNYTLTKEIISNNSSAFWTIIEHLYFPESSYSFSVFSSDILGNIYEIFLGEQLTIENSRILLKKKPENIDRDIVTTPMFIIQDILRQTVVKYCEGKTDIEILNSSFADIACGSGAFLLETYQLLQDTLVDYYLQNDTNKLIQTSIETFTLPFEINKAILENCIYGIDKDYNAVEACKFGLLLKLLENEDNSTISIPALPSLENIQFGNSLIDSSITTKKNQDKINPFDFGKTKFDVIIGNPPYMATEHMKQFTPLELPLYKKHYSSSYKQFDKYFLFIERGLDLLKPKGYFGYIVPSKFTKVGAGKKLRELLISNNSVEQIISFGANQVFHDKTTYTCLLILKKDKQEELNYLEVDSLKNWKTRKINDENFDSIKFDELEKNDWILVPGILKPAYNAIIKQSETLENLIGSDNIYNGIQTSANNIYIHSKTKEDKKYIYFSKDGIDWKIEKILTRPYYKTSSGDDNLNTYRPFSPNTFVIYPYLKTKEGIQFVEIDKLKSKYPNFFSFLNYYKSKLNNPKRDIKPTPETPNEWYRFGRHQSLDKCDVPAKIIVGVLAQGNKYAIDYFGALISSGGTAGYCMITLPDDFHYSIYYIQALLNSKYLEWFSALIGEVFRGGYIARGTKVLKKLPIRIIDFGNKKEKAIHDKIASIQKELIDIQGQIDKSKGKNRKLIPLQRQFDSRKNELDQTLNTLFNLGESDSLIPLISKLYATN